In Runella sp. SP2, the genomic window TCAAAGAAAACTTGGAATACAAAATTTTCAATATAGTATATTAGGTCGTCAAAAACACGGGTTACGTCGTGTTTTAAAAGTACCACTAAAAGACATAAAATTATCCAATTCCTACGACTACTTCGGTGGTCAATAAGGAGCGAGCACGCCCGCGAAATGTACCCGATAATGGTGCGATAGACTGAGGCTCTGCCGACGCTGCCAGATACACGTGGTTATTCCCAACAGCTTGTCCTTCGGTAGGGTCAAAACCACGCCACCCTGCACCAGGCAAATACACTTCCGCCCAAGCATGTAAATCATTCTCTTGCAATACATTACCATACAAATACCCGCTTACAAAACGCGCCGCTAAGCCAATACTTCGACAACAAGCCACAAACAATTGGGCAAAATCTCGGCAGGAACCTTTTCGGCCAATCAAGGTGTGTTCGGGCGACATAGGAGCGCCTACTTCGCGGCGTTCATAAACGTAGTCTTGGGCGATGGTTCTACAAAGCGTGGTCAAAAAAGGAACGGTCATCCATCGTACTGAAGCGGCCGTATGACGGGCATACTGTTCGACATACGTAGTTACCCCTTCTCGTACAAGATACGGTTGCAAATATTTTTTTAGGGAGGCAGAATAATGAAACGGCAAGCGCTCGGTTTCAAACGGAAATAAAACAAATCCGAAGGGATTGAAGGCGTTGGAAACCAAGGTCATTTCCACCGAAATCAACAATCGGTCGGTCATTTCTCGAAAATAGGCGGTTTGTTGGTGATTTCCCTCTGCATCAACATTTTGTACCAGCATAGTGGGCGTGGGTTCTATCACCAACGAATACCCAAGCAGGCGCTGGTGAGGAGAAGCTTTCGGTTGCAGATAGATGGTATGAGCGTCGAGGCTAACGGCTTCGGAATACGAATAAGAGAGTTTATGCAAAACGTGTATATTCATAACAATGTACCCTGAGTTGAAAAGGCGTATATATAAATAAAAAAAAAGGTGGAGATTTACTCCACCTTTTTATACTTTATCTCGAACTTTATCAAGTATCGGATCCATCCAATCGTTTGGTAAACGCTGGACAGAATTTTGGAGCAACATACTCCATTGCAGCGACAAATGCGCTAAATCATCTTTTTGAAAGCGGTGTTCGGTCAGGTGGAAGCTTCCTTCTTCATACATAACCACATCAATCGGATAATCAACGTCGTTGGCACTTACCCGCGTTGAATCAAAAGACAAAAACCCGACTTTGAGCGCATCCATCAAAGAGGAATCATACTTTAAACTCCTGAACAACAGTGGTTTTCCGTAATTAGAATTACCAATAACGAAAAATGGCGACGTTTCTCCCACCTCTACCCAGTTGCCTTCGGGATACAGCAGGTAGAGCTTGTGTTCGTCGTCGTCTTCCAATTGCCCCCCCACAATGGCGTGCAAATTGAAACGAAGTCCAGCCGCATCCAGCGCTTCTTTATCTTCTCGTGCCACGCGCCTTACTTGTTGGCCAAAGGCATTGACGGCCTTATACAGTTTGTTGAAACTCCCATCTTCTTCTTCTAACACTTCTCGAAAATAGGTCACGGCTTTGTCACGCACCGAGCGTAGCCCCGATGTCATGATAAACAACGAATGATTTTCGAGCTGATGGACCGAAATTTTTTTGTTGGTGCTCACTTCAGTACCCGACGTGAGGCGGGTATCGGCGATGGCTACCAGCCCAGAGGCGACTTTAATGCCAAGACAATAGGTCATTGTAAAAACTTAGGATTGAGATTGGTACTGAAACGCTTCGACAGGTTTGATGTCGAAATACGTTTCAAAAATTGCTTTACTTACC contains:
- a CDS encoding transglutaminase family protein, whose product is MNIHVLHKLSYSYSEAVSLDAHTIYLQPKASPHQRLLGYSLVIEPTPTMLVQNVDAEGNHQQTAYFREMTDRLLISVEMTLVSNAFNPFGFVLFPFETERLPFHYSASLKKYLQPYLVREGVTTYVEQYARHTAASVRWMTVPFLTTLCRTIAQDYVYERREVGAPMSPEHTLIGRKGSCRDFAQLFVACCRSIGLAARFVSGYLYGNVLQENDLHAWAEVYLPGAGWRGFDPTEGQAVGNNHVYLAASAEPQSIAPLSGTFRGRARSLLTTEVVVGIG
- a CDS encoding peptidase, with the protein product MTYCLGIKVASGLVAIADTRLTSGTEVSTNKKISVHQLENHSLFIMTSGLRSVRDKAVTYFREVLEEEDGSFNKLYKAVNAFGQQVRRVAREDKEALDAAGLRFNLHAIVGGQLEDDDEHKLYLLYPEGNWVEVGETSPFFVIGNSNYGKPLLFRSLKYDSSLMDALKVGFLSFDSTRVSANDVDYPIDVVMYEEGSFHLTEHRFQKDDLAHLSLQWSMLLQNSVQRLPNDWMDPILDKVRDKV